From the Chloroflexus aurantiacus J-10-fl genome, one window contains:
- the trmD gene encoding tRNA (guanosine(37)-N1)-methyltransferase TrmD, whose product MRFDILTLFPAMFQGPLTESILKRAQQAGRIEIHLHDIRQWTTDRHRTADDTPYGGGAGMVMKAEPLAAAIRAVRAADERPGVTILLTPDGELLTQQIVRELATLPRLLLVCGHYEGIDERVRETLIDRELSIGDYVLTGGELAAMVVVDAVARLVPGVIDSESIVEESHSDFLLEYPHYTRPAVWEGRAVPPVLLSGHHGEIARWRRAERLRRTLVRRPDLLARAAAAGVLTKADLALLAELGWRPETSNGA is encoded by the coding sequence ATGCGGTTTGATATTTTGACCCTCTTTCCGGCCATGTTTCAGGGGCCGTTGACAGAGAGTATTCTCAAGCGTGCCCAACAGGCCGGGCGAATTGAGATTCACTTGCACGATATTCGACAATGGACGACGGATCGTCATCGGACGGCTGACGATACGCCATACGGTGGCGGCGCCGGCATGGTAATGAAGGCGGAGCCGCTGGCGGCGGCGATTCGGGCAGTGCGGGCTGCTGATGAGCGACCTGGGGTGACCATTTTGCTAACCCCTGACGGTGAACTGCTAACGCAACAGATTGTGCGCGAACTGGCTACCTTGCCGCGGTTGCTCCTGGTGTGTGGACACTATGAAGGGATCGATGAACGAGTACGCGAGACGCTGATTGACCGCGAGCTGAGTATTGGTGATTATGTGCTTACCGGTGGTGAGCTGGCGGCAATGGTGGTGGTTGATGCTGTGGCCCGGCTGGTGCCCGGTGTGATCGATAGCGAGTCGATTGTCGAGGAGAGTCACAGCGATTTTTTGCTCGAATATCCGCACTATACGCGCCCGGCAGTGTGGGAGGGACGGGCAGTGCCACCCGTGCTTCTGTCTGGTCACCACGGTGAAATTGCCCGCTGGCGACGGGCCGAACGGTTACGGCGCACGCTGGTCCGTCGTCCGGATCTGCTGGCGCGGGCGGCGGCTGCCGGTGTGCTGACCAAAGCCGATCTGGCACTGCTGGCCGAGTTGGGCTGGCGTCCTGAAACCTCCAACGGCGCGTAG
- a CDS encoding alpha/beta hydrolase, with protein MAVKPGWSLLPMALAGAFSLLGGITAYYVSLRVSPSPRRTYLDSYTFTPWELEVPYETVEFRSSDGLRLVGWWLPRPETNAVIVGSHGHAGRKDELLGIGSYCWRAGYNVLLFDYRGRGESDPWPQTLVSREVDDLLAALQYVRQRMPEAAIGVIGYSMGAAVGILATARDQSVRALVADSSFTTGDEVVADAVEKVLRVPLRPLVHLADIIVAWRHGYRFSQARPIDAIGQIAPRPVFLIHGVDDSLVPVCHVRQLYAAAREPRLVWEIPGAEHCGGYFVDRVGYCRRVVEFFDQYLRSVEA; from the coding sequence ATGGCTGTCAAACCTGGCTGGAGTCTATTACCGATGGCGCTGGCTGGCGCTTTCAGTTTGTTGGGAGGTATCACGGCTTACTACGTTAGCCTTCGCGTCAGTCCGTCGCCGCGTCGAACCTACCTTGATAGCTATACCTTTACCCCGTGGGAGCTTGAGGTTCCTTACGAAACCGTTGAATTTCGCAGTAGTGATGGCTTGCGTCTGGTTGGCTGGTGGTTGCCGCGTCCAGAGACAAACGCCGTGATTGTCGGTAGTCATGGCCATGCTGGACGCAAAGATGAGTTACTCGGTATTGGTAGCTATTGCTGGCGGGCCGGTTATAATGTCTTACTGTTCGACTATCGAGGGCGCGGTGAGTCTGATCCCTGGCCGCAAACGCTCGTTAGTCGTGAAGTTGATGATCTGCTGGCCGCGCTACAGTATGTGCGGCAGCGAATGCCAGAAGCAGCAATTGGCGTTATCGGCTATTCCATGGGCGCTGCTGTCGGGATTCTGGCGACAGCACGCGATCAATCGGTGAGAGCGCTGGTTGCCGACAGTTCGTTTACTACCGGTGATGAGGTGGTTGCCGATGCGGTCGAAAAGGTGCTGCGCGTTCCGCTCCGCCCGCTGGTACATCTGGCCGACATCATTGTTGCCTGGCGCCATGGCTATCGTTTCAGTCAGGCCCGCCCAATTGACGCGATTGGTCAGATCGCCCCTCGTCCTGTCTTCCTGATCCACGGTGTTGATGATTCACTTGTCCCCGTCTGCCATGTTCGTCAGTTGTATGCAGCAGCTCGTGAACCGCGGTTGGTGTGGGAAATACCCGGAGCTGAACACTGTGGCGGTTATTTTGTTGATCGGGTTGGCTATTGTCGGCGCGTGGTTGAGTTCTTCGACCAGTATCTGCGCAGTGTTGAGGCGTAG
- a CDS encoding GNAT family N-acetyltransferase: MNDQPVCQDIPTTITTRDGRTLRVRSLAASDAVLLERMFYRLSPETIYRRFFIAAEHASPELVHKSAKRLAAINPRREAALVALADEQGSEEAIAVARFARLPHNPKVAEASILVRDDYQGTGVGRKLLALLLAEARAAGLERLIFLTHADNTPMIRLAMGLGLPFQGRHADGLYEIHVLLEPQSTTKFEFVRNE, encoded by the coding sequence ATGAACGATCAACCGGTATGTCAGGACATCCCGACAACCATTACTACCCGTGATGGGCGCACATTGCGAGTGCGAAGCCTTGCTGCCAGCGATGCAGTGCTCCTCGAGCGTATGTTTTATCGCCTCTCCCCTGAGACGATCTACCGCCGCTTCTTCATTGCCGCCGAGCATGCTTCTCCAGAACTGGTGCACAAATCAGCAAAGCGGCTGGCAGCGATCAATCCGCGCCGCGAAGCAGCACTGGTTGCGCTTGCTGATGAGCAAGGGTCAGAAGAGGCAATTGCCGTGGCCCGTTTTGCCCGTCTACCGCACAACCCGAAGGTTGCAGAAGCATCCATTCTGGTGCGTGACGATTATCAGGGAACAGGGGTTGGGCGTAAGCTGTTAGCATTACTTTTGGCCGAAGCACGGGCCGCCGGGCTTGAACGCCTGATCTTTTTAACCCATGCCGATAATACCCCTATGATCCGGTTGGCGATGGGATTAGGTTTGCCCTTTCAGGGTCGGCATGCTGATGGTTTGTACGAAATCCATGTGCTGCTAGAGCCGCAAAGTACCACAAAGTTTGAGTTTGTCAGGAATGAATAG
- the miaA gene encoding tRNA (adenosine(37)-N6)-dimethylallyltransferase MiaA produces MEELIAIVGPTAVGKTELAVAWARRINGEIVSADSRQIYRWMDIGTAKPSPEEQAQAPHHLIDIRDPDQPFSLAEFCDLATAAIADIRGRGRIPLLVGGTGQYLAAFLEGWQVPRVAPQPDLRAELELIAAREGPAVLHARLAAVDPVAASRIPPTNVRRVVRALEVYLVSGEPISRLQERKEPPFRPRTIWLHRPRAELYARADARIERMIAAGLVEEVAGLLARGYDWSLPAMSSLGYIQFRPYFTGEADLPTCIERLRFDTHAFIRRQEMWFRRLPNLEIWTPDHPSWREITA; encoded by the coding sequence TTGGAAGAGCTTATTGCCATTGTCGGACCGACCGCTGTCGGTAAGACAGAGCTGGCTGTCGCCTGGGCCAGACGTATCAACGGCGAGATTGTGTCTGCCGACTCACGGCAAATCTATCGCTGGATGGACATCGGTACTGCCAAGCCATCGCCTGAAGAGCAGGCCCAGGCGCCGCACCACCTGATCGACATTCGTGATCCCGATCAACCGTTTTCACTGGCCGAGTTTTGCGATCTGGCCACGGCAGCAATCGCCGACATTCGTGGCCGGGGGCGCATCCCACTTCTGGTTGGCGGTACCGGTCAATACCTGGCAGCCTTCCTGGAAGGCTGGCAGGTACCACGTGTGGCGCCACAACCTGACCTGCGTGCCGAACTTGAACTCATTGCCGCTCGTGAAGGTCCGGCAGTGCTCCACGCACGTCTGGCCGCCGTCGATCCGGTGGCAGCATCACGCATTCCCCCTACGAATGTTCGGCGTGTGGTACGAGCGCTGGAAGTGTACCTTGTCAGCGGTGAACCGATTTCGCGTCTGCAAGAGCGAAAAGAGCCTCCTTTTCGCCCACGCACCATCTGGCTCCATCGGCCACGCGCCGAATTGTATGCCCGTGCCGATGCGCGGATTGAACGTATGATCGCTGCCGGTCTGGTCGAGGAAGTTGCCGGTCTGCTGGCCCGTGGCTACGACTGGTCGCTTCCGGCAATGTCGAGTCTCGGTTATATTCAGTTTCGACCATATTTTACCGGTGAAGCCGATCTACCGACCTGTATCGAGCGGCTACGCTTCGACACCCATGCCTTCATCCGCCGCCAGGAGATGTGGTTTCGGCGTCTGCCCAATCTTGAAATCTGGACTCCTGATCATCCGTCCTGGCGTGAGATCACGGCTTGA
- a CDS encoding RDD family protein, whose translation MNATPSWREPYLVVTPEGVQVVYTAAGLASRSLAAVVDYVIIITLLATSLVMIAANEGTSSANQDVILALLAILAFVVNWGYFVFFEWIWNGQTPGKRLLRLRVLREGGRPVDIGAIVVRNLMRAIDFLPLLYGIGLVTMFVDRYHRRLGDLTAGTVVVHEAMPLTLERVMQPVVVQLPPRAPDAPPTPLVPNVERLTAADLALLLEFLQRRDELQTEARSDLAAHLAAVLRQRLALPSGSGDPERFIEHVLREYHVAQAVISRQDG comes from the coding sequence ATGAACGCGACACCCTCATGGCGTGAGCCGTATCTGGTGGTGACACCAGAAGGTGTGCAGGTCGTCTACACGGCTGCCGGATTGGCCAGCCGTAGTCTGGCAGCGGTTGTGGATTATGTCATCATCATAACGTTGCTGGCGACCAGTCTGGTTATGATTGCTGCAAATGAGGGTACGAGTAGCGCTAACCAGGATGTGATCCTGGCCCTGCTGGCGATTCTGGCGTTTGTTGTGAATTGGGGATACTTTGTCTTCTTTGAATGGATCTGGAATGGTCAGACACCGGGGAAGCGGTTACTACGGCTGCGCGTCTTGCGTGAGGGTGGGCGTCCGGTTGATATTGGTGCCATCGTAGTGCGGAATTTGATGCGGGCAATTGATTTTCTGCCTCTGCTCTATGGGATTGGTCTGGTAACGATGTTTGTTGATCGCTACCATCGGCGGTTAGGTGATCTAACCGCCGGCACGGTCGTTGTTCACGAAGCGATGCCATTGACGCTTGAGCGGGTGATGCAGCCGGTTGTTGTCCAATTGCCACCGCGAGCGCCCGATGCCCCACCTACCCCACTTGTCCCGAATGTTGAACGACTGACTGCTGCCGACCTGGCGCTGTTGCTTGAATTTTTACAACGGCGCGATGAGTTACAGACCGAGGCGCGAAGCGATCTGGCTGCTCATCTGGCGGCTGTTCTCCGGCAGCGGCTGGCTTTGCCATCGGGTTCTGGCGATCCAGAACGTTTTATTGAACATGTGCTGCGCGAGTACCACGTCGCTCAAGCCGTGATCTCACGCCAGGACGGATGA
- a CDS encoding histidine phosphatase family protein: MTIVYLIRHGETDWNMQGRWQGHADVPLNEIGYQQARLLARRLANEGVTFSAIYSSDLARAYQTAWEIGAALRVPVQLLPALREIDVGAWSGLTTAEVRARFADDWEQMIRGHDIPRGGGETVAAVRQRVVTAVEAMVAQHRGQTLAFVTHGGCIRVLLAHAENFDGVGFGHYDHIGNTSITILEIGYKHWRVKTVNDMRHLEAEHKTELVSAPPDDAELPDTAQ; the protein is encoded by the coding sequence ATGACAATTGTTTACCTGATCCGTCACGGTGAAACCGATTGGAATATGCAGGGACGCTGGCAGGGACACGCTGATGTTCCGCTCAATGAGATTGGTTATCAGCAGGCACGCTTGCTGGCGCGGCGGCTGGCCAATGAAGGTGTGACGTTTAGCGCTATTTACAGCAGTGATCTCGCCAGAGCGTATCAGACGGCGTGGGAGATAGGCGCAGCCTTGCGCGTACCGGTGCAGCTCTTGCCGGCATTGCGCGAAATTGATGTTGGGGCCTGGAGCGGGTTAACGACGGCAGAGGTGCGTGCCCGCTTTGCTGATGATTGGGAGCAGATGATCCGGGGCCACGACATCCCACGCGGTGGTGGAGAAACGGTGGCCGCCGTCCGGCAGCGGGTCGTTACAGCCGTTGAGGCAATGGTGGCGCAGCATCGTGGGCAGACACTGGCATTTGTGACGCACGGGGGTTGTATTCGGGTCTTGCTTGCCCATGCCGAAAATTTTGATGGTGTCGGCTTTGGTCACTACGATCATATTGGCAATACTTCCATCACCATCCTGGAAATCGGCTATAAGCACTGGCGGGTGAAGACGGTTAATGATATGCGCCATTTAGAGGCAGAACACAAGACTGAACTGGTTTCGGCACCACCCGACGATGCTGAGTTACCCGATACAGCGCAATGA
- a CDS encoding FAD-dependent thymidylate synthase — protein sequence METQQPETFTEQEIELLQPFVTNVDRPIFCLRNLPEVVKGALFARYSRSSKSLRRLLLDEFINEPESGFSAMVSAQDHNPAAQLIATRQAEAFYDRVLIGYGDDSVAELGGAHLACEGVSNIAAKLLEDSRLGISPLEKSTRYVRFDRKGPDGYPYLREPAIMASPLADRYVAVMDHLFTTYSELLEPVQAWLQQQYPRDEATTPRAYRNTIQAKALDLLRGLLPMATQTNVGLFGNGRAFEYLIIKLAASPFAEAQALSKMIQAELDQVIPSFVKRARSDRGQAYADYLATTREQVAALAHQIPVEADSTTPVTVTLVDYDPRAEWKLAAAILYPHLDLPLPAIEELVAAMPEAERHALINAAVGDRANRFHRPGRAFEEPYYTFDILADIGAYRDLQRHRVLTQERQRFTVRHGYVTPPELEEIGVADRYRTALEQAADLVTALEATLPNEAQYAVPLAFRVRWRIKLNLREAYHLIELRSARQGHPSYRQIAQLMFREISAVHPFLAAGMRFVDHNEYDLERLAAEQRIDQKRQQVGR from the coding sequence ATGGAGACCCAACAGCCCGAAACGTTTACAGAGCAGGAAATCGAGCTGCTTCAGCCATTTGTAACCAATGTAGATCGCCCCATCTTCTGTCTGCGCAACCTACCGGAAGTAGTGAAAGGTGCCCTCTTTGCCCGCTACAGTCGCAGTAGCAAAAGTCTGCGGCGGCTCTTGCTCGACGAGTTTATCAACGAACCAGAGTCTGGCTTTTCCGCCATGGTATCAGCCCAGGATCACAATCCAGCAGCACAACTGATCGCTACCCGTCAGGCAGAGGCGTTCTACGACCGGGTGCTCATCGGGTACGGTGACGACTCGGTGGCTGAACTTGGCGGGGCACATCTGGCGTGTGAGGGGGTGAGCAACATTGCCGCCAAACTGCTCGAAGATAGCCGGCTCGGTATCTCACCGCTTGAGAAATCAACCCGCTACGTTCGCTTTGATCGCAAAGGACCGGACGGTTATCCCTACCTGCGCGAACCGGCCATCATGGCATCGCCATTGGCCGACCGCTATGTCGCGGTGATGGATCATCTCTTCACGACCTACAGTGAATTGCTGGAACCTGTTCAGGCGTGGCTCCAACAACAGTACCCGCGTGACGAGGCAACAACCCCGCGTGCGTATCGCAATACTATTCAGGCCAAAGCGCTTGATCTGTTGCGCGGACTCTTGCCGATGGCAACCCAAACCAATGTCGGCTTATTCGGCAATGGCCGGGCTTTTGAGTATCTGATCATCAAGCTGGCTGCCTCACCATTTGCCGAAGCGCAGGCGCTGAGCAAGATGATTCAGGCCGAACTGGATCAGGTCATTCCATCGTTTGTCAAGCGTGCCCGCTCTGACCGTGGGCAGGCGTATGCCGACTATCTTGCGACGACGCGGGAGCAGGTGGCAGCGCTGGCCCATCAGATACCGGTCGAAGCCGATTCCACCACGCCGGTGACCGTCACGCTGGTTGATTACGATCCGCGTGCCGAATGGAAACTCGCCGCAGCCATCCTCTATCCCCACCTCGATCTGCCATTGCCTGCTATCGAAGAGCTGGTCGCAGCTATGCCGGAAGCAGAACGCCATGCCCTGATCAACGCCGCTGTCGGTGATCGGGCCAACCGCTTCCATCGTCCCGGTCGGGCATTCGAGGAGCCGTACTACACCTTCGACATCCTGGCCGACATCGGGGCGTATCGCGATCTGCAACGGCACCGCGTCCTCACCCAGGAACGCCAGCGCTTCACCGTGCGTCATGGCTACGTCACGCCACCAGAACTGGAGGAGATCGGGGTTGCCGACCGGTACCGAACGGCGCTCGAACAGGCTGCCGACCTGGTCACGGCGCTTGAGGCCACGCTCCCCAACGAAGCGCAGTATGCAGTACCGCTTGCCTTTCGGGTGCGCTGGCGGATCAAACTCAACCTGCGTGAAGCCTACCACCTGATTGAACTCCGCAGCGCCCGGCAAGGCCACCCCAGCTACCGCCAGATCGCACAGCTCATGTTTCGCGAGATCAGCGCCGTCCATCCCTTCCTGGCGGCTGGAATGCGCTTTGTTGATCACAATGAATACGACCTGGAACGTCTCGCCGCCGAACAACGGATTGATCAAAAGCGGCAGCAGGTGGGGAGGTGA
- a CDS encoding PIG-L deacetylase family protein: MQQTQSEPKTALVVVAHPDDAEFGCGGTLAAWAAEGWEITLVVCTDGSGGGPDDATDVGPAARRRISEIRKAEQQAAAKILGLKEVIFLDYPDGMLQPTLELRRDIVRQIRRIRAQRVVCQSPDRVWTPQYSIPRFHPDHLAAANATLAAVYPAAQNGWDFPELLAEGYPPSKVREVYITGAPVLNFAVDISATIEQKLAALRCHVSQLGTDQTELAGRVRQWAAERGQEFGLPLAEAFHRVEN; this comes from the coding sequence ATGCAGCAAACACAGAGCGAACCAAAAACAGCATTAGTCGTTGTTGCCCATCCTGACGACGCCGAATTTGGTTGTGGTGGCACGCTGGCAGCGTGGGCGGCGGAGGGCTGGGAAATTACCCTGGTGGTTTGTACCGATGGCAGTGGTGGTGGCCCCGATGATGCCACCGATGTTGGTCCGGCGGCCCGACGACGGATCAGCGAGATACGCAAGGCTGAGCAGCAGGCGGCGGCGAAGATTCTCGGCCTGAAAGAGGTGATCTTTCTCGATTACCCCGACGGTATGCTGCAACCGACGCTTGAGTTGCGGCGTGATATTGTGCGTCAGATCAGGCGTATCCGGGCGCAGCGCGTCGTCTGTCAGTCGCCAGACCGGGTGTGGACACCACAATATTCAATTCCGCGCTTTCATCCCGATCATCTGGCAGCCGCTAACGCGACTCTGGCGGCGGTCTATCCAGCAGCGCAGAACGGCTGGGATTTTCCCGAATTACTGGCCGAAGGCTATCCACCGAGCAAGGTGCGTGAAGTCTATATTACCGGCGCACCGGTGTTAAACTTTGCGGTAGACATCAGCGCTACCATCGAGCAGAAACTGGCTGCGTTGCGCTGCCATGTCTCGCAGTTGGGCACCGATCAGACCGAACTGGCCGGGCGGGTACGGCAGTGGGCTGCCGAGCGGGGACAAGAGTTTGGTCTCCCACTGGCCGAAGCGTTTCATCGAGTCGAGAATTAA
- a CDS encoding 2Fe-2S iron-sulfur cluster-binding protein: MATVIVNDVEMTARPGERILDIARRNSAHIGFVCDGTGFCQTCKVRVLAGAEFLSPPNDREKNWLPDARLQEGWRLGCQASVRGKGPIAVITNAEELRLQAFAAINPPAGSSVATNVSSLITNLTQQSIDQLVGYPWNMLNAIATIGLGRIINPWQSMERFSQWLTDIGKVVEQTLNSPAPAPPSDPLARVRAAAAEVRRASE, from the coding sequence ATGGCGACAGTCATCGTGAACGATGTCGAAATGACGGCCCGTCCCGGTGAACGCATTCTCGACATTGCACGTCGCAACAGTGCGCACATCGGGTTCGTCTGTGATGGCACCGGTTTTTGTCAGACCTGCAAGGTGCGGGTGCTGGCAGGGGCTGAGTTTCTCAGCCCACCGAATGATCGGGAGAAGAACTGGCTGCCAGATGCACGTCTCCAGGAAGGATGGCGTCTCGGTTGCCAGGCGTCAGTACGCGGCAAAGGGCCGATTGCGGTGATTACCAACGCCGAGGAATTGCGGCTCCAGGCGTTTGCTGCTATCAACCCACCTGCCGGCTCCAGCGTGGCAACGAATGTCAGTTCGCTGATCACCAATCTGACGCAGCAGAGTATCGATCAACTGGTCGGCTACCCGTGGAATATGTTGAACGCGATTGCGACAATTGGATTGGGACGGATCATTAATCCCTGGCAATCGATGGAGCGTTTCAGTCAGTGGTTGACCGATATTGGGAAAGTCGTAGAGCAGACCCTCAATTCGCCGGCACCAGCCCCGCCGAGTGACCCGCTGGCACGGGTGCGGGCAGCCGCTGCTGAGGTACGGCGGGCGAGTGAATAA
- a CDS encoding 1-acyl-sn-glycerol-3-phosphate acyltransferase — protein MVSSTTQRTDVVRVEQYTASGESLSSALADLTWLNTADMLRGFGISKPPWLYGLSTVLARPPALRFARQLLTFDALVGQAGLPAGCAWICSLFAPGLDIVGPQPPAQGPLLIVANHPGLLDAAALITALNRNDLKIIAIARPLLRTLPNTAAAIIPIGTTPQHRMNALRTALRHLQQGGAVLTFPAGRIEPDPAHDDTASASLEDWSSSLDLFGRIAGGVPVVTAIVSNVLAEAALHHPLTLLHRNPEDRRWLAAILQVLWPHLATTPVRIQFSAPCRADHQMRATVLHTARQSIYQARAAQRRTP, from the coding sequence ATGGTGTCATCGACAACTCAGCGGACAGATGTTGTCCGTGTTGAACAATACACTGCCTCTGGCGAGTCTTTATCGTCTGCGCTGGCCGACCTGACCTGGCTCAACACTGCCGACATGTTGCGTGGTTTTGGTATCAGCAAACCACCGTGGTTGTATGGGCTGTCTACCGTGCTGGCCCGCCCACCGGCCCTACGCTTTGCTCGCCAGTTACTGACATTCGATGCACTGGTTGGGCAGGCTGGATTACCGGCTGGTTGCGCCTGGATCTGCTCACTTTTTGCACCTGGCCTGGACATCGTAGGCCCACAACCACCCGCCCAGGGGCCATTACTCATCGTTGCCAACCATCCTGGCCTCCTCGACGCTGCGGCACTCATCACTGCGCTCAACCGGAATGATCTCAAAATCATCGCCATCGCCCGCCCGCTGTTGCGTACACTTCCCAATACCGCAGCAGCAATCATCCCCATCGGTACTACCCCTCAACACCGGATGAATGCCCTGCGAACTGCTTTACGTCATTTGCAGCAGGGTGGTGCTGTTTTGACGTTTCCTGCCGGACGGATTGAACCCGATCCGGCTCACGATGACACTGCCAGTGCCAGCCTGGAAGACTGGTCGTCCAGTCTTGATCTCTTTGGCCGGATCGCCGGTGGCGTACCGGTCGTGACTGCAATTGTCAGTAATGTTCTTGCCGAGGCAGCTCTGCATCACCCGCTGACCTTGCTGCATCGTAATCCAGAAGACCGGCGCTGGCTGGCAGCCATTCTTCAGGTGTTATGGCCCCATCTGGCGACCACACCGGTGCGCATTCAATTCAGCGCTCCCTGCAGGGCCGACCATCAGATGCGTGCAACCGTCCTTCACACTGCCCGGCAATCTATCTACCAGGCTCGCGCCGCGCAAAGGAGAACACCGTGA
- a CDS encoding MFS transporter, with translation MSRHHVIVAGSVLVDMLGYGLIMPLLPFIVKTWVSDATVIGLLGSLYAAMQLLAAPLLGTLSDRIGRRSVLLICLFGSAVAYLGLALAGSLPLVILAIALGGAAGSSMPVAQAYIADTTTAERRAQGFGLLGAAFGLGLIGGSAIAGC, from the coding sequence GTGAGTCGGCACCATGTCATCGTCGCCGGTTCTGTGCTGGTCGATATGCTAGGGTACGGCCTGATCATGCCGTTGTTGCCTTTTATCGTCAAAACCTGGGTGAGCGACGCCACAGTGATCGGTTTGCTTGGCTCGTTGTATGCAGCGATGCAATTACTGGCAGCACCACTCCTGGGCACCCTCTCTGACCGCATCGGACGCCGATCTGTCTTACTGATCTGCCTGTTTGGTTCAGCGGTAGCCTACCTCGGTCTGGCGCTGGCCGGCTCACTGCCGCTGGTCATCCTGGCTATCGCGCTGGGTGGCGCAGCCGGATCGAGCATGCCGGTAGCGCAGGCCTATATCGCCGATACCACCACCGCAGAGCGACGCGCACAAGGATTTGGGTTGCTGGGGGCAGCCTTCGGCCTGGGACTAATCGGCGGTTCGGCCATCGCGGGTTGCTGA
- a CDS encoding MFS transporter — MLSQYGLALPPAVAATIAFLNALWATIALPETLPPNRRRIQPVRLTNPFAAAVTVLTLPQIRPLLGAVVILNIAFAGLQNNVAYFTMTRFGWGPEQNAVLFVFVGLCAVVTQGVLLRILQPLLGERHLAGGGLGLMALGFALVGLVHNESWRLFPIAAMFATGMGLAVPALTSLISLRAGDRRQGAILGGMQTLISIALVIGPLSFGFIFDQIGPDAPYLIGSLMLLGAWLITVLTFVQPTPVTTGSLHPVEDSEA, encoded by the coding sequence TTGCTGAGTCAGTATGGATTAGCGCTACCACCTGCGGTAGCGGCGACGATTGCCTTCCTTAATGCACTCTGGGCAACCATCGCCCTGCCCGAAACCCTGCCACCCAATCGGCGACGCATCCAACCGGTGCGGCTGACAAACCCCTTTGCAGCAGCCGTGACCGTTCTGACCCTGCCGCAGATACGTCCGCTCCTTGGCGCAGTTGTCATCCTCAACATCGCCTTCGCCGGGTTACAGAACAACGTTGCCTACTTCACCATGACCCGCTTTGGCTGGGGACCGGAACAAAATGCCGTCCTCTTCGTATTCGTTGGTCTGTGCGCCGTGGTTACCCAGGGCGTCCTGCTCAGGATACTGCAACCGTTGCTCGGTGAGAGGCACCTTGCCGGTGGCGGACTGGGCTTGATGGCTCTCGGCTTTGCCCTCGTGGGGCTGGTGCACAATGAAAGCTGGCGACTCTTTCCCATTGCTGCCATGTTTGCAACCGGCATGGGATTAGCAGTTCCCGCCCTGACGAGCCTGATCTCGCTCCGGGCCGGTGATCGTCGCCAGGGAGCCATTCTCGGCGGTATGCAGACCCTGATCAGCATCGCACTGGTGATCGGCCCATTGAGCTTCGGTTTCATCTTCGACCAGATCGGCCCCGATGCTCCCTATCTGATTGGGAGCTTGATGCTGCTCGGTGCATGGCTGATAACGGTACTAACCTTCGTGCAACCAACGCCGGTTACCACCGGTTCATTGCATCCAGTTGAAGACTCAGAGGCTTAG